A section of the Streptomyces sp. SLBN-118 genome encodes:
- a CDS encoding UDP-N-acetylmuramoyl-L-alanyl-D-glutamate--2,6-diaminopimelate ligase encodes MTTITSDSGNPPDPSEREAPSFSRGQGAPGTLTAVSQADQYRTAQQDAPAKHPGAPRPDRPRPTSLGELAAALGVKSPGAGDVTGITHDSRAVRPGDVYAALPGARFHGADFAAQAADLGAAAILTDPAGAERAAATGLPVLVTDDPRGRMGALAAEIYGHPGDGLLQIGITGTSGKTTSAYLVEGGLRAAGHSTGLIGTVEMRIGDERIKSERTTPEATDLQALFAVMRERGVQSVAMEVSSHALVLGRVDGCVFDVAVFNNLSPEHMEFHSDMEDYFQAKAQLFTPKRSRLAVVNFDDEYGRRLLKEASVPVTSFSAEGHPDADWRAEDVEVGAVGSTFTAVGPAGERIRAQAPLPGPFNVANTLAAVVTLAVAGIDPQTAADGIAAVPGVPGRLERVDAGQPYLAVVDYAHKTDAVESVLRSLRKVTEGKVHIVLGCGGDRDQTKRGPMGAAAARLADTAVLTSDNPRSEDPLAILAAMLAGAAEVPIHERGDVLVEADRAAAIAAAVARAQPGDTVLVAGKGHEQGQDIAGVVRAFDDRQVLRAAIENAASSSNSGMKP; translated from the coding sequence GTGACAACCATCACTTCCGATTCCGGGAACCCGCCGGACCCGTCCGAGCGCGAGGCCCCCTCATTTAGCCGCGGGCAGGGTGCGCCCGGTACGCTCACCGCCGTGTCGCAAGCTGATCAGTACCGAACCGCCCAGCAGGACGCCCCCGCCAAACATCCGGGAGCGCCCCGCCCGGACCGGCCCCGCCCGACATCCCTGGGGGAGCTGGCCGCCGCGCTGGGTGTGAAGAGCCCGGGCGCCGGTGATGTCACCGGTATCACCCACGACTCCCGGGCGGTACGCCCCGGCGATGTGTACGCCGCCCTGCCCGGCGCCCGCTTCCACGGCGCCGACTTCGCCGCCCAGGCGGCGGACCTCGGGGCGGCCGCGATCCTGACCGACCCGGCGGGCGCCGAGCGCGCCGCCGCGACCGGCCTGCCGGTCCTGGTCACCGACGACCCGCGCGGCCGTATGGGCGCCCTCGCCGCCGAGATCTACGGGCACCCGGGCGACGGCCTGCTCCAGATCGGCATCACCGGCACCTCCGGCAAGACCACTTCGGCATACCTCGTCGAAGGCGGCCTCAGAGCGGCCGGCCACAGCACGGGTCTGATCGGTACGGTCGAGATGCGCATCGGCGACGAGCGCATCAAGTCCGAGCGCACCACCCCGGAAGCCACCGACCTCCAGGCCCTGTTCGCCGTGATGCGCGAACGCGGCGTCCAGTCGGTCGCCATGGAGGTCTCCAGCCACGCCCTCGTGCTCGGCCGGGTCGACGGCTGCGTCTTCGACGTCGCCGTCTTCAACAACCTCAGCCCCGAGCACATGGAATTCCACTCCGACATGGAGGACTACTTCCAGGCGAAGGCGCAGCTGTTCACACCGAAGCGCAGCAGGCTCGCGGTCGTGAACTTCGACGACGAGTACGGCCGCAGGCTCCTCAAGGAGGCGTCCGTACCGGTCACCAGCTTCTCCGCCGAGGGCCACCCGGACGCCGACTGGCGGGCCGAGGACGTCGAAGTCGGCGCGGTCGGCTCCACGTTCACCGCGGTCGGCCCGGCGGGCGAGCGGATCCGCGCACAGGCCCCGCTGCCCGGCCCGTTCAACGTCGCCAACACCCTGGCCGCCGTGGTCACCCTCGCCGTCGCCGGGATCGACCCGCAGACCGCCGCCGACGGCATCGCCGCCGTCCCCGGCGTGCCGGGCCGCCTCGAGCGTGTGGACGCGGGCCAGCCGTATCTCGCGGTTGTCGACTACGCCCACAAGACGGACGCCGTCGAGTCGGTCCTGCGCTCCCTGCGCAAGGTCACCGAGGGCAAGGTGCACATCGTCCTCGGCTGCGGCGGCGACCGGGACCAGACCAAGCGCGGACCGATGGGCGCTGCCGCCGCGCGTCTGGCCGACACCGCCGTACTGACCTCCGACAACCCGCGCTCCGAGGACCCGCTCGCGATTCTGGCCGCGATGCTCGCCGGGGCGGCCGAGGTGCCGATCCACGAACGCGGCGACGTCCTGGTCGAGGCCGACCGGGCCGCCGCCATCGCCGCGGCCGTTGCCCGCGCACAGCCCGGCGACACCGTGCTGGTCGCCGGCAAGGGCCACGAACAGGGCCAGGACATCGCCGGAGTGGTCCGCGCCTTCGACGACCGCCAGGTTCTGCGCGC
- a CDS encoding penicillin-binding protein 2, translating to MPKDPQRRRVPGPARRPSVRPAPRRPGPAPRAIRLGSPRPRLRLVSLGLTLVMLAFVVRLLQVQAVDASAYAAKAEKNRYLSHKLTAERGEITDRAGIALATSVDAYDITADPKMFTPKESKAPDAPEQAAALLAPILGGDAAELTKKLKAPKSRYTVLARRQTPQVWNQIKDLKSVFAEKARADKAKGGPGANVLGGVFQEPSSKRVYPNGDLAAGILGYVNADGRGGGGVESMLDKELAGKDGEITYAQSGGRRVPTAGSREVPAVPGSDIELTIDRDIQWAAQKAISEQVKKSRADRGYVIVQNTQTGEVLAMANAPGFDPNDLTQANSAAMGNAALQDAYEPGSTAKVMSMAAVLEEKAATPATHVVVPNRLHRGDRLFKDDIDHATWNLTLNGVLAKSSNIGTILATGQLGKTQAAANRVLYSYLRKFGIGSPSGLGYPGETSGILAAPQKWSTSQQYTIPFGQGLSLNAMQAASVYSTIANGGVRIEPTLIRGTRGPDGHFTPAPAPGKSRVVSEQTARTLATMLESVVGDEEGTGTRARIPGYRVAGKTGTANRVDPELGRYKGYTASFAGFAPSDKPRITVYCAIQNPTKGSYFGGQICGPIYQKVMEFALKTLQVAPTGAAPARLPVTFQAGE from the coding sequence GTGCCCAAGGATCCTCAGCGCCGCCGCGTGCCAGGACCCGCCCGGCGGCCGTCCGTCCGGCCGGCGCCCCGCCGCCCCGGGCCGGCTCCGCGGGCCATCCGGCTCGGCAGTCCCCGCCCCCGGCTGCGTCTGGTCAGCCTCGGTCTGACGCTGGTGATGCTGGCGTTCGTCGTACGCCTCCTGCAGGTGCAGGCCGTCGACGCGAGCGCGTACGCCGCCAAGGCGGAGAAGAACCGCTACCTCAGCCACAAGCTCACCGCCGAGCGCGGCGAGATCACCGACCGGGCCGGAATCGCCCTGGCCACCAGCGTCGACGCGTACGACATCACCGCCGACCCGAAGATGTTCACGCCGAAGGAGAGCAAGGCCCCCGACGCACCGGAACAGGCCGCCGCGCTGCTCGCCCCCATCCTCGGCGGGGACGCGGCCGAGCTCACCAAGAAGCTCAAGGCCCCCAAGTCCCGCTACACCGTGCTCGCCCGCCGCCAGACCCCCCAGGTCTGGAACCAGATCAAGGACCTCAAGTCCGTCTTCGCCGAGAAGGCCAGGGCGGACAAGGCCAAGGGCGGCCCCGGCGCCAACGTCCTCGGCGGCGTCTTCCAGGAGCCGAGCAGCAAACGCGTCTATCCCAATGGCGACCTCGCCGCCGGGATACTGGGCTACGTCAACGCCGACGGCCGCGGGGGCGGCGGCGTGGAGTCCATGCTCGACAAGGAACTCGCCGGCAAGGACGGCGAGATCACCTACGCCCAGTCCGGCGGCCGCCGTGTCCCCACCGCGGGCTCCCGCGAAGTCCCTGCCGTCCCCGGCTCCGACATCGAGCTGACCATCGACCGCGACATCCAGTGGGCGGCTCAAAAGGCCATCAGCGAGCAGGTGAAGAAGTCCAGGGCCGACCGCGGCTATGTGATAGTGCAGAACACCCAGACCGGCGAGGTGCTCGCCATGGCCAACGCACCGGGCTTTGACCCCAACGACCTCACGCAGGCCAACTCGGCCGCGATGGGCAACGCCGCGCTCCAGGACGCGTACGAACCGGGCTCGACCGCCAAGGTCATGTCCATGGCCGCCGTGCTGGAGGAGAAGGCCGCGACCCCCGCCACCCATGTCGTCGTCCCCAACCGGCTGCACCGCGGCGACCGGCTCTTCAAGGACGACATCGACCACGCCACCTGGAACCTCACGCTCAACGGCGTCCTGGCCAAGTCCAGCAACATCGGCACCATCCTCGCGACCGGCCAGCTGGGCAAGACCCAGGCCGCGGCCAACCGGGTCCTGTACTCGTATCTGCGCAAATTCGGCATCGGCAGTCCGAGCGGGCTCGGCTATCCGGGCGAGACGTCCGGCATCCTCGCCGCGCCGCAGAAGTGGTCCACTTCGCAGCAGTACACGATCCCCTTCGGCCAGGGACTCTCGCTCAATGCCATGCAGGCGGCCTCCGTCTACTCGACGATCGCCAACGGCGGGGTACGTATCGAGCCCACGCTGATCCGCGGCACCAGGGGGCCCGACGGACACTTCACCCCGGCGCCCGCCCCCGGAAAGTCCCGTGTCGTCAGCGAGCAGACCGCCAGGACGCTGGCCACCATGCTGGAGTCGGTCGTCGGTGACGAGGAGGGCACCGGCACCAGGGCCCGTATCCCCGGCTACCGCGTCGCGGGAAAGACCGGGACGGCCAACCGGGTCGATCCGGAACTGGGCCGCTACAAGGGCTACACCGCGTCCTTCGCCGGCTTCGCGCCCTCCGACAAGCCCCGCATCACCGTCTACTGCGCCATCCAGAACCCGACCAAAGGCAGCTACTTCGGCGGCCAGATCTGCGGCCCGATCTACCAGAAGGTCATGGAGTTCGCGCTCAAGACCCTTCAGGTCGCGCCGACCGGCGCCGCCCCCGCCCGGCTGCCCGTCACCTTCCAGGCGGGCGAGTGA
- a CDS encoding septum formation initiator family protein, protein MNSAAKQLKGRAARLARLMPSGPSTAARTPFVLLVVVLLGGGLISLLLLNSALNQGSFKLSELKRKTTELTDEQQALQRDVDNRSAPGALERRARELGMVPGGSPAFLDPDGTVRGVPGEATALPSPDPSPMEIRNPVSPSASPSPPPSPSPTASPARAPAPSPATTPTASVVPAPRLGPSQQSAPAPAPEPKPAPTRTGQAAEPSPPSAKPTPTTPGR, encoded by the coding sequence GTGAACTCAGCGGCCAAGCAGCTGAAGGGGCGGGCAGCGCGGCTCGCCAGGCTGATGCCGTCGGGGCCGAGCACCGCGGCCCGTACCCCCTTCGTGCTGCTGGTCGTGGTGCTCCTCGGCGGCGGTCTGATCTCGCTGCTGCTGCTGAACTCCGCACTGAACCAGGGCTCGTTCAAGCTGAGCGAGCTCAAGCGGAAGACCACCGAACTCACCGACGAGCAGCAGGCGCTGCAGCGGGACGTGGACAACCGCTCCGCTCCCGGCGCGCTGGAGCGCAGGGCCCGCGAGCTCGGCATGGTGCCGGGCGGCAGTCCGGCCTTCCTCGACCCGGACGGCACGGTGCGCGGCGTTCCGGGCGAGGCCACCGCGCTGCCGTCGCCCGACCCGTCGCCGATGGAGATCCGGAACCCGGTGTCCCCGTCGGCGTCCCCCTCGCCCCCGCCGTCCCCCTCGCCCACGGCATCCCCGGCCCGGGCCCCTGCTCCGTCCCCGGCCACGACCCCGACGGCATCGGTCGTGCCCGCCCCCCGCCTCGGGCCGTCCCAGCAGTCCGCGCCCGCACCGGCGCCCGAGCCCAAGCCCGCGCCCACCAGGACCGGTCAGGCGGCCGAGCCGTCGCCGCCGTCCGCGAAGCCGACCCCGACGACCCCCGGCAGGTGA
- the rsmH gene encoding 16S rRNA (cytosine(1402)-N(4))-methyltransferase RsmH produces the protein MSETRHVPVMLQRCLDLLAPALQMPGAVVVDCTLGLGGHSEALLTQFPDARLVALDRDTEALRLSAERLAPFGDRATLVHAVYDELPQVLDRLGLPRVQGILFDLGVSSMQLDEADRGFAYAQDAPLDMRMDQTTGVSAAEVLNTYPPGELVRILRMYGEEKQAKRIVSAVVREREKEPFTNSARLVELIRDALPQAAKRTGGNPAKRTFQALRIEVNGELTVLERAIPAAVKALAVDGRIAVLSYHSLEDRLVKQVFAAGAANTAPPGLPVVPEEYQPRLKLLTRGAELPTDQEVAENRRAAPARLRGVQRIREDV, from the coding sequence ATGAGCGAGACCCGACACGTCCCGGTGATGCTCCAGCGGTGCCTGGACCTGTTGGCCCCGGCCCTGCAGATGCCGGGCGCGGTGGTGGTCGACTGCACCCTGGGGCTCGGCGGACACAGCGAGGCTCTGCTCACGCAGTTCCCCGACGCGCGTCTGGTCGCGCTCGACCGCGACACGGAAGCGCTGCGGCTGTCGGCCGAGCGGCTCGCTCCCTTCGGTGACCGGGCCACCCTGGTGCATGCCGTCTACGACGAGCTGCCGCAGGTCCTGGACCGGCTGGGGCTCCCCCGTGTCCAGGGCATCCTGTTCGACCTCGGTGTCTCCTCCATGCAGCTCGACGAGGCCGACCGCGGATTCGCGTACGCCCAGGACGCCCCGCTCGACATGCGTATGGACCAGACGACCGGCGTCAGCGCGGCCGAGGTCCTCAACACCTACCCGCCCGGTGAGCTGGTGCGGATCCTGCGCATGTACGGCGAGGAGAAGCAGGCCAAGCGGATCGTCTCTGCAGTCGTAAGGGAACGTGAGAAGGAGCCCTTCACCAACAGCGCCCGTCTCGTCGAACTGATCCGCGACGCGCTGCCGCAGGCCGCCAAGCGCACCGGCGGCAATCCCGCCAAGCGCACCTTCCAGGCCCTGCGCATCGAGGTGAACGGGGAGCTGACCGTGCTGGAGCGCGCGATCCCTGCGGCCGTCAAGGCACTCGCCGTCGACGGCCGTATCGCCGTCCTCTCCTACCACTCGCTGGAGGACCGGCTGGTCAAGCAGGTCTTCGCGGCCGGCGCCGCCAATACGGCGCCGCCGGGACTGCCGGTCGTCCCCGAGGAGTACCAGCCCCGCCTCAAGCTGCTGACCCGCGGCGCGGAGCTCCCCACCGATCAGGAGGTCGCCGAGAACCGCCGTGCGGCGCCCGCGCGTCTCAGGGGAGTGCAGCGCATCCGGGAGGACGTGTGA